The genomic stretch TAGTCTATTTTGCTTTCACAATTACACAGTTAAATTCATTCTGTTGAATTTGGCTTTAATTAAAGATCAAAGGTCAAACGTGCGGCAGTTTTAAATCCCCAAGGAGTCGAAATGGGGGATGGAAATTTGTgtggaaattttattttgttttttcttgtactgtgctataaataaaaatgttatttttgtttcgtAAACACAATAATTGGAACTGGAAAAATCCAGTTGATTGCTTTGAACAGTATCAGTGGTattgtttttcaattttatacaaatcgtTTAGGTAcgtagtttttaataataatataataatataagcctTTATTCAGACACAAAatatgatacataatataattaaacacttatTTTGACGACTCTGATGAGTCAATGACACCAACAACACGGTCTGTTTGCCCAATCCTGGCAAAGGCCTCCTCCATCTTCCTCCACTCTATTCTGTCAAGTGCTTTCCTTGACCATGTTTTTCCAGCTATAGCCTTAATTTCATCCTCCCATCTTCGAAACTGCTTACCTCGTTTCCTTTTCCTATTCCTTGGGTACCAATAGATGATATCTTTGCTCCACTTATTAATACCTCTTATTGTATGATCAGTCCATCTGCATTTTAGCCTTCTGATTTTAGTTGTTACATCTTCAATTTTAGTGCGTTTTCTGATAGTTCTGTTACTTATTCTTCATCCAGTTTTTAATAGGGTATAACTATTTCAGTTTTTAACGCCAGTTCGTAACTTCCTGATTGATGAATTCAGATTCAGCAATGCCTCATTCAATAAACCAACTTAAAACCCATAAAGTCTACCTACCTATCTTTGTGTAAAGATGCATATAGATCAagcgagcgaatgctcattctaaccccactatgtcaaattattttagtgtaaaatggcagcattctttcgttgttctgtgcgttcgaaaatattctatgcaatgttttaatacagaacaacactgaatacgagttttcgtttactctacaagatcacgaaagaataatcttgctctagctctaagTTCGTTTGCTCTACATGCAaagtttcaattattttcaagTCAATGTTAATAATACTCCACATTGATACAAGCTCGTCTTTACGTAGTATCTGTTCTAATacaatgttaaatttatgttttacgaTAGGGTCTTCTACCAAATACTCTATTTATAGAAAAGATAGAAGTTGAtacattcaataaatattatttgtgttgatatatttaacaattattatgattgtattttatttacgtCTTAAACTAACTTATCCTACGAATCTAAAAACCCACTTTATTACATGTATAATTCCGGGCAGAtctaaattatacatataatattatcactagcggtccgccccggcttcgcccgtggtacatatttacattttctctacataagaaccatcctcgtacttcaaggaatattataaaaaaaaaattaacaaaattggttcagccgttctcgagttatgcgcttaccaacacattttgcgattcatttttatatgtattatagattattattttttgtaaatctgattgttattgtaaaatttaaatgtatgtgaTATGatgtgatttaaatataatttgaccTATTGTATTGCAAAtatatatgaaaaaatgtattggtatAAATGATTCGAATTTGAAATTTGTGCTGCAGTTTGCGGGGCTGCTCTTTGCGCCCAACGTGAACCACACGCGCGGCTTCTGGGACATGAACTCCGTGCTGTCGTACTACAGCACCGCGACGGAGAGCGCAGTGCAGGTGCTGCTCGGCGCCGTCTCCGTGCTGCTCTGCTTCGTCAGCGTGCTGCTGGCGATCGGCGCTCTGTGTGTACGTGAACAATCCAACAACGACCTGATGTTGGTGTCGCTGTTGATGTTGCTTTTGACGACTTTCACTTATAGATAGCTGACGTTATAAGGAAAATCTACTTTTTATAATGACACTAGCTGCgctctgcggtttcacccgcgtggctcagctcctgttagtcttagcgtgatgatatatagcctatagcattcctcgataaatgggctatctaacactgaaagaatttgtcaaatcgaaccagtagttcttgagattagcgcgttcaaacaaacaaacaaactcttcagctttataatattagtatagatttgtatagaatactagcggtccgccccggcttcgcccgtggtacatgtttacattttctctacataagatccatcctcgtacttcaagaaatataataaaaaaataattatcgaaatcggttcagccattctcgagttatgcgcttaccaacacattttgcgattcatttttatatataagactagcggtccgccccggcttcgcccgtggtacatattcacgttttctttacataagaaccatcctcgtacttcaaggaatataataaaaaaagaattatcgaaatcggttcagccgttctcgagttatggaattacaacgaaaagtggcattgatttttatatattagattagattatattataaaaaaacataaagctttatattattagtatagatttgtatagattaacattataaaaaaaacattatgattaaaaggaaaaaaagCCCAAAATTCCTTCTAGAACCTTCCAGCGCTCATCGAGATCTACCAGTGGGGTGTTCTCTTCTACGGCTGCACGGTATTCTTGCTGTTCGCCATCTTGGATGTCTTCTGTTTCTTCGTGCATAGCAACTGCGTGGTGGCGGGAGCCGTTCTGCTCGGCCTCATGGTTGTTATTGTTCTTTGTAAGTACACCTGGCgttttaaactatattaaaggatataaattgatatttgtaTTCAAGTAGACTTTTTTTGCATTTGATTTTTGAATCGTCAAAGTGCAGACATGAATACATACATTGTTATGATTTTTAAAGAGCTATTCTCGGTTCTTCTATGTAGAAACTGCTGTCCGGTggtgtattattatttttctgtatttaaAGATTCTAAACGAAgtctagttgaataaatacatGTTTGAGTTTGGAATGATTTAACACTCGTTCGGAAAGCAGTCTCTACAGAGAGCAAGAAACTCAGTAGTTGctcttttcaaatttaattaatttcacaaAATTTATCATTTGAAATGATGCCAGAAAACTGTCCAGTCCATTGTTGGACAGAATGCTATAACTTGGCTGGTTTGAAGAATGCTTTTCCGCTGATGGGACAAATTgcattacaaacctttccttattgatgaaaaatatttggCAAACGCaagtctttatttatttatttatttatttatttatttatttattcagggCCACTTACAAAACATAcaccaataaaataacagatatacaagttacaaatatatatagcTAAGTGTTGTTTTACTTAAAAGTTGCCACGGCTTGTTAAcggacaaaaataaaagaaaaatatacaatttattcaaatgaCTAAATGactattttgataattaacaaaataaatcttagttaaaaaaaaatacatatttaattttaatacaactgcagactacattaaaaataaaattcattaaaatataaacatttaaattcataaaaatcagtagggaatataaaatataacttaatccacatttaaaaaattaatatcacagcaaaataaataggcacatttaatacaataagcaggtaggtaattaattataatctgactaatatgtacattaatcCATTAGTCTAAAcaataaaacgtaaatttcAACTACAATTAAAACCAATTATTAACAGTTATTAACAgtgtaaataatgtataatatgagAATGTAAATAGAGtaaaccaataaaaataaaatcaatagtaAACACAAGGCAAACACACAAAACTTAACCGAGACCAATGATGTTAATCATGAAACAAATGAAGCAAcaacattatttttgaattttggaAGACTGTCTGAGAATATGTCTATGTCTATTGCACGATCTTTTGACAActtgttatattgttttaagagCCTATTCATTGTGGCATTCTGACCCAGGTTGGTTTTAGATATTTTGGTCGAAAAAGGGGCGTATTTATCTACACGGGGCATCCTCGAAGGTgcgttaatatttattctctCAATAAGAAACGGGCAGTCCAACAAACCATTAACTAATTTGTACAAAAAGCTCATGTCCAATAACTGTCTCCTGTCCGATAAACGATGGAGATTAAAgtgttttaattgattttcatacgTCGTTAacaattttactttattgCATTGATACGTTAGGTGCCACAGGAAACGTTTTTGGATTTTCTCTAGACGCTTAATATGTACCTCATAATGCGGTGACCAGACTTGAGAGCAATATTCAAGACCGGGTCGAACTAGAGCCGAAAAAAGTTTGATCTTAGTTTGTGGTTTCCTGAATTCTTTTGTGTTTCTGATTACAAAGCCTAGCATTTGAAAGGCTTTATTTGCAACAGTGTCGATATGggtgttaaatttaattttattatcaaaaacaaCTCCGAGATCTTTAATAGTGGTTACCTCTTCCaatatcttattatttatagtgtaTGTCTGTGTGTTACTGAGTGTACTTCGCGAAAAACGTATATACTTGCACTTATCTATGTTCAGAGCTAAACCGTTTGTCAAACACCAGTCCACCAAGCGATTTAAGTCAGCTTGTAAATAAAGAGCATcgtctttattatttatttgttttgcgAGTTTGAGGTCATCAGCGTATAGAAAACATTTACTGTATTTAAAAAGTGGTACGACatcgtttataaaaatattaaacaggaTTGGTCCCAAAACCGATCCCTGGGGAACGCCTGATAGGTTTGGAAAAGGTTGAGACGAATATCCGGCAACAACCACCCTCGAAATCCGACCGTTTAAGTATGAGGAAAACCAATTCAGCAAGTTTCCTGTGATACCAAAAGAAGAAAGTTTGTGAATTAGAGCCTTGTGGTCCACGGTATCAAAAGCTTTGCTTATATCAGTATATATGGTGTCAACAGGGATATTAGCGTCTACTGAATCCGTCAAAAAAGTCGCAAACGAGGTGAGGTTCGTTGTCGTGGATCGAGCTTTGTGGAAACCAAACTGTTGGTGTGAAATCAATTGTTTTATGTGCCACGTTATTTTTGGTCTTATCAAAATCTCGAACAATTTGCCAAAGACAGGTAGTATAGAAACTGGCCTATAGTCCGTCACAGATGTTGAGTTACCACATTTGGGAATGGGAACAACCCTAGACTCTTTCCATGCACTAGGAAAGATACCAGAAGCTATTGACTTATTGAATATCATTGAGAGGGGTAAGGAAAGGGCGACATGACATTCAACCGCAAATAAAGAAGGTAAACCATCGGACCCGGCTCCTTTATTACGGTCTAACTTTTTTAGGCCAATACGTACGTCACTTTCCGAAAAAGACAATTCAGCTAGAATATTGACTAATGAAGAACATTGTAAATTGGAATCATGATAGTGTAATGAAGTGGTAGAAGGCGATTTATAGACAGATGCGAAAAAGGATGCAAAGAGATTGGAGATGTCAGAACCATTAGAGGCCTGCCTGTCACCTAGATACATTGAAGAAGGATAGGTACTTTTATTTTGGCGCTTGTTTTTCATATGTGTCCAAAATAATTTTGGATTTTTTGATAAGGAATCCTCAATGTGCTTTATATAGTTCTTATAACAAGATTCGATTAATGATGCACAACGCTTTTTCAGTAGCAAAAAAGAAAGCTCATCCAAAGGGTTTCTGTACTTAATAAATCTTTttcgtattttatatttttcattaagcAATTTTATAAGTTCTCTGCTGTACCAACAgggatattttttatgtttggtCTTACTTAAAGGTACATGTTTCACGATGACacttcttattattttataaaaaatatttaccataTCGTTTACGTTCGTTAGATTTGCAAATTCATTAATCCAAGATATAGAGTTGAGTTCGcacataattt from Colias croceus chromosome 24, ilColCroc2.1 encodes the following:
- the LOC123702966 gene encoding inositol phosphorylceramide glucuronosyltransferase 1-like codes for the protein MKFMDRLPTVISCCFCCFLRAGTVMIALFCFFAGLLFAPNVNHTRGFWDMNSVLSYYSTATESAVQVLLGAVSVLLCFVSVLLAIGALCNLPALIEIYQWGVLFYGCTVFLLFAILDVFCFFVHSNCVVAGAVLLGLMVVIVLLTMYFMIVVNSLRMSMKYLNTEEFVL